One genomic region from Chionomys nivalis chromosome 17, mChiNiv1.1, whole genome shotgun sequence encodes:
- the Tmt1a gene encoding N6-adenosine-methyltransferase TMT1A: MSLAILVLRLVVGILAFPMYLLNLLGMWNWICKKWFPYFLSRFTVTYNEQMAGKKKELFSNLQEFAGPSGKLSLLEVGCGTGANFKFYPPGCRVTCVDPNPSFEKFLFKSVSENRQLQFERFVVAAGENMSQVADGSMDVVVCTLVLCSVKNQEKILREVCRVLRPGGAFYFMEHVADERSTWNYFWQQVLDPTWLLLFDGCNLTRESWKTLEQASFSKLKLQHIQAPLSWVLVRPHIYGYAVK; encoded by the exons ATGTCGCTCGCCATCCTCGTCCTCCGGCTGGTTGTCGGCATCCTGGCGTTTCCCATGTATCTGCTGAACCTTTTAGGCATGTGGAACTGGATATGCAAAAAGTGGTTTCCCTACTTTCTGTCGCGGTTCACGGTGACATACAACGAGCAGATGGCGGGCAAAAAGAAGGAGCTTTTCAGCAACCTGCAGGAGTTCGCGGGCCCCTCGGGGAAGCTGTCGCTGCTGGAGGTGGGCTGCGGCACGGGGGCCAACTTTAAGTTCTATCCCCCCGGGTGCAGGGTGACCTGTGTCGACCCTAATCCAAGCTTCGAGAAGTTCCTGTTCAAGAGCGTCTCAGAGAACCGGCAGCTGCAGTTCGAGCGCTTTGTGGTGGCCGCTGGGGAGAACATGAGCCAGGTGGCTGATGGCTCCATGGACGTGGTGGTCTGCACCCTCGTGCTATGCTCGGTGAAGAACCAGGAGAAGATTCTGCGCGAGGTGTGCCGAGTGCTGAGGCCG GGAGGTGCTTTCTACTTCATGGAGCACGTGGCGGATGAGCGGTCCACCTGGAATTACTTCTGGCAGCAGGTTCTGGATCCTACCTGGCTCCTTCTGTTTGATGGATGCAACCTAACGAGAGAGAGCTGGAAGACTCTGGAGCAGGCCAGCTTCTCGAAGCTCAAGCTGCAGCACATCCAGGCTCCACTGTCCTGGGTTTTGGTGCGACCCCACATCTATGGGTACGCTGTGAAATAG